The following proteins come from a genomic window of Euryarchaeota archaeon:
- a CDS encoding Fic family protein produces MVKRPLLTVLSDALRDHIGDLADLPDSVWKRTGALNTWGTNAIEGNTLTEADVEALLIREESVSGRPVPDVVETLQHEAAFRGLLGRRKKTLELVTVLELHEEVFRGTRLKRAGHWRTSNVFITGTTHVPPRREKVVSRMETWLNDYRRRLRAKEDAFSLAAWAHHEFESIHPFEDGNGRAGRLILNLHFLKCGWPPLHVLPKDRDEYLEGLEAGHAKDYAPLQYFLEVRMARSLLDLLDQVGSERDELKPLKEFTKEKWNPYGAHYLSLRAGQGALPAIHVDSTSALTGRKRARGRPMWLTSETALRAYVDETRKGS; encoded by the coding sequence ATGGTAAAACGCCCCCTCTTGACGGTCTTGTCCGATGCCTTGCGTGACCACATCGGGGATCTCGCAGACCTCCCTGACTCCGTCTGGAAGCGGACCGGCGCGCTGAACACCTGGGGGACCAACGCCATCGAAGGAAACACGCTCACGGAGGCGGACGTCGAGGCCTTACTAATTCGGGAAGAAAGCGTCAGCGGGCGCCCCGTGCCAGACGTCGTCGAGACATTGCAGCACGAGGCGGCCTTTCGCGGTCTCTTAGGGCGGCGCAAGAAAACGCTCGAACTGGTCACGGTCCTGGAGCTTCACGAAGAGGTATTTCGAGGAACGCGCCTCAAGCGGGCCGGCCATTGGCGCACAAGCAACGTCTTCATCACAGGGACCACGCACGTGCCTCCCCGTAGAGAGAAGGTCGTCTCACGAATGGAGACCTGGTTGAATGATTACCGGCGACGCCTGCGAGCAAAGGAGGATGCCTTCTCCCTTGCAGCCTGGGCGCACCACGAGTTCGAGAGCATCCATCCGTTCGAGGACGGAAACGGCCGCGCCGGCCGCCTCATCCTGAATCTCCACTTTCTCAAGTGTGGATGGCCTCCGCTCCACGTCTTGCCGAAGGATCGGGACGAGTACCTGGAAGGGCTGGAAGCGGGACACGCGAAGGATTACGCGCCGTTGCAGTACTTCCTCGAGGTCCGCATGGCGAGAAGCCTTCTCGACCTTCTGGACCAAGTCGGCTCAGAGCGGGACGAACTCAAGCCCCTCAAGGAGTTCACCAAAGAAAAATGGAACCCGTACGGCGCCCACTATCTCTCGCTGCGGGCCGGTCAAGGGGCCCTACCGGCGATTCATGTGGATTCCACGAGTGCCCTCACCGGACGGAAACGGGCGAGGGGGAGGCCGATGTGGTTGACGAGCGAGACCGCCCTACGCGCTTACGTGGATGAAACAAGGAAAGGATCCTGA